The following coding sequences are from one Triticum aestivum cultivar Chinese Spring chromosome 5A, IWGSC CS RefSeq v2.1, whole genome shotgun sequence window:
- the LOC123102734 gene encoding uncharacterized protein, which produces MGRSAIAKSTGLLREVKNRQSSNLTSQVQPTKARSAETALWVPHPKTGIYYPRGFEWVMEDVPSSAATFQQTYWLRSGDADTASSPTSTDGTAAFDNPFL; this is translated from the exons ATGGGCCGCAGTGCAATTGCAAAATCGACTGGTCTTCTCCG GGAAGTTAAGAACAGGCAAAGCTCTAACCTTACGAGCCAGGTGCAGCCAACAAAAGCAAGGTCAGCAGAGACAGCACTGTGGGTGCCACACCCAAAGACAGGGATCTACTACCCCAGGGGCTTTGAGTGGGTCATGGAGGATGTCCCAAGCAGCGCAGCAACGTTCCAGCAGACATACTGGCTCAGGAGCGGCGACGCAGACACAGCAAGCTCTCCCACGTCAACCGACGGCACAGCTGCCTTTGATAATCCATTTCTGTGA
- the LOC123102735 gene encoding protein TRIGALACTOSYLDIACYLGLYCEROL 5, chloroplastic, whose translation MVVSTFSGPGIGVGFGVGCGFGVGWGFGGMPLNVFGLGIGGGCGVGLGLGWGFGNAYGCQYRSSRVQFQGIEFQKKSEGDEAPKLVEKSRPYG comes from the exons ATGGTCGTCTCCACCTTCAGCGGCCCTGGGATTGGGGTCG GCTTCGGCGTCGGCTGCGGATTCGGAGTCGGATGGGGGTTCGGAG GAATGCCTCTGAACGTATTCGGCTTGGGCATCG GTGGGGGATGCGGAGTTGGTCTTGGTTTAGGATGGGGCTTTGGAAATGCTTATGGTTGTCAATATCGATCTTCAAGGGTCCAGTTTCAGGGCATTGAGTTTCAGAAAAAGTCTGAAGGAGATGAAGCACCAAAGCTTGTTGAAAAGTCTCGTCCTTATGGCTAG